The Kribbella sp. HUAS MG21 genome includes the window CGCCCGGGACAGGATCGCGCCGGAGTCCTCGAGCACGTACCGCTGGTCGTCGACGTACAGCGCGATGATGTGCATCGACTGCGACACCGAGATCACCGGGAAGCCGGTCTGCCGCGCGACCCGGTCGGCGGTGCGGTGCCGGGTGCCGGTCTCCTCGGTGTGGATCGACGGGTCCGGCATCAGGTGCACGGCCGCGCGGACCAGCCGGGTGGCGTCCCGGTCGAGGACGATCGCGCCGTCCATCTTGCTCAGCTCCCGCAACCCGGTCGCGGTGAACTCGACGTCGATCTCGAAGCCGCCGGTGGAGATCGCGTCCACGGCCTTGTCGTGGCCGAGCACGATCAGGGCGCCGGTCCGGCCCCGCAGGATCCGTTCCAGGCCTTCGCGCAGTTCGGTTCCGGGCGCGACGGCCGCGAGGGTCGCGCGCAGCCGGGCGCCGGTGCTGTTCTTGTCCGTGTTCGCCGCCACGGCACCTGAGTCTATGCGGTTCCGCGCGCCGCGTTGTGCCGATATCCGGCGCCTGGCCGGCTCCGGCGGGCACGCTCCGGCCGCCGGTTGCGGGTGCGCGTGCACCCGCCCGTGCATCCGGACCGTGCATCACCGGTTCCCCGCGTGAACGGGGCCGGTGCCGGGACGACGCCTGTCGCGTCAGGGGCAGCGGATGACCTGGCCGGCGTACGACAGGCCGCCGCCGAATCCGAACAGCAGTACCGGCGCGCCGGACGGGATCTCGCGCTTCTCGACCAGTTTCGACAGCGCGATCGGGATGCTCGCGGCGGACGTGTTGCCGGACTCGACGACGTCCTTCGCCACCACCGCGTTGACCGCGCCGAGGCGCTTCGCGAGCGGCTCGATGATCCGCAGGTTCGCCTGGTGCAGGACGACGCCGCCGAGGTCCTCGGGCTTCAGACCGGCCCTCTCGCAGACCTGCTGGGCGATCTCCGGCAGCTGCGTGGTGGCCCAGCGGAAGACGCTCAGGCCCTCCTGCTGGAACGGACCCTCGCGGCCCTCGATCCGGACCGCGTCCGACATCTCCGGGACGGAGCCCCAGACCACCGGGCCGACGCCGGCCACCTGGTCGGAGTCGCCGGAGCCGTCGGTGTCGTCGGGGACCAGGACCGCGGCGCCCGCGCCGTCGCCGATCAGCACGCAGGTGGTGCGGTCCGTCCAGTCCGTCCAGTCGCTGAGCTTCTCGACGCCGATCACGATCGCCTTCGTGGCGGCGCCGGCGCGGATCGCCTGGTCCGCGGTGGCCAGCGCGTACGCGAATCCGGAGCAGGCGGTGTTCAGGTCGATGGCGGCCGGGTGGCCGAGGCCGAGGCGGGCGGCGACCCGGGCGGCGATGTTCGGCGAGCGGTCGATCGCGGTGCAGGTGGCGACGACCACGTAGTCGATCTCGGTGGCGTCGACGCCGGCGTTCGCCAGGGCCTTGTCGGCGGCGCGCCAGGCCATCTCGTCGACGGACTCGTCGGGCGCCGCGATCCGCCGCTCCCGGATGCCGACCCGGCTCTGGATCCACTCGTCGTTGGTCTCGACCATGGTCGCCAGCTCGTCGTTGGTGAGCACCCGTTCCGGCTGGTAGTGGCCGAGCGCGACAACTCTTGATCCGGTCATCTGGGGTGCTCCTGCAGTCGTCCGGCGGAATCCC containing:
- a CDS encoding beta-ketoacyl-ACP synthase III codes for the protein MTGSRVVALGHYQPERVLTNDELATMVETNDEWIQSRVGIRERRIAAPDESVDEMAWRAADKALANAGVDATEIDYVVVATCTAIDRSPNIAARVAARLGLGHPAAIDLNTACSGFAYALATADQAIRAGAATKAIVIGVEKLSDWTDWTDRTTCVLIGDGAGAAVLVPDDTDGSGDSDQVAGVGPVVWGSVPEMSDAVRIEGREGPFQQEGLSVFRWATTQLPEIAQQVCERAGLKPEDLGGVVLHQANLRIIEPLAKRLGAVNAVVAKDVVESGNTSAASIPIALSKLVEKREIPSGAPVLLFGFGGGLSYAGQVIRCP